The following are encoded together in the Thalassomonas haliotis genome:
- a CDS encoding nitrate reductase cytochrome c-type subunit: MKNLIKIGMLLSVLLPLASSWAAPGEVATLREKTSIDQQKKPGIIPKVINSDIKQARNYPMQPPVIPHKTRNYEVNLNSNKCMSCHSRQRTEESQAPMVSVTHFMDRDGNFLAEISPRRYFCNQCHVTQLDTKPLVENEFVDMHSIMKQKSQTVQK, encoded by the coding sequence ATGAAAAATTTGATAAAAATTGGCATGCTATTATCGGTTTTGCTACCCCTGGCCTCCAGCTGGGCCGCGCCGGGTGAAGTCGCGACTCTGCGGGAGAAAACCAGTATAGATCAGCAGAAAAAACCCGGCATTATCCCTAAGGTGATTAACAGCGATATCAAACAGGCGCGTAATTATCCGATGCAGCCACCGGTGATCCCGCATAAAACCCGTAACTACGAGGTTAACCTGAACAGCAATAAGTGTATGTCCTGCCACAGCCGCCAGCGCACCGAAGAGTCGCAGGCGCCTATGGTCAGTGTTACTCACTTTATGGACCGTGACGGTAACTTCCTGGCGGAAATATCACCGCGCCGTTATTTTTGTAACCAATGCCATGTCACCCAGCTCGATACCAAACCTTTGGTGGAAAATGAATTCGTTGATATGCACAGCATCATGAAGCAAAAATCACAAACCGTACAGAAGTAG
- the napA gene encoding nitrate reductase catalytic subunit NapA, producing the protein MTINRREFIKANAVAAAAAVAGVSVPAAASNLITSSDITKLKWDKAPCRFCGTGCSVNVGVMDGKVVATHGDIKSPVNKGLNCVKGYFLSKIMYGKDRLTTPLLRMKNGEFHKEGEFAPISWKRAFDIMEEKAKDALKKTGPTAVGMFGSGQWTVPEGYAAVKLMKAGFRSNNIDPNARHCMASAVGGFMRTFGIDEPMGCYDDMEATDAMVLWGSNMAEMHPILWTRITDRRLSAPHVKVHVLSTYEHRSFDLADNGMIFTPQTDLAILNYIAHYIIETGRVNHDFVNKHTNFRLGETDIGYGLRPEHPLEQKAKNNGKTKGSSKAINFKEYAKFVSTYTLEYTAKLSGVPEHKLKALAELYADPKTKVCSFWTMGFNQHTRGVWANNLVYNIHLLTGKISTPGNSPFSLTGQPSACGTAREVGTFAHRLPADMVVKNPKHRKMAEKIWKLPEGTIPPKPGYHAVLQNRMLKDGKLNFYWTQCSNNVQAGANINEEIYPGYRNPKNFIVVSDPYPTVTAQAADLILPTAMWVEKEGVYGNAERRTQAWYQMVQAPGEARSDLWQLVEFSKRFKVEEVWPEELIAKKPEYRGKRLYDILFKNGQVDEFSLDEVPEDRLNQESRDFGFYLQKGLFEEYAGFGRGKAHDLAPYDRYHNERGLRWPVVDGKETLWRFKEGSDPYVKPGKDFDFYGKPDGRAIIFALPYEPAAESPDEEYDLWLSTGRVLEHWHTGSMTQRVPELYKAMPDAVVYMHPDDAKKRNMRRGDLVKIMSRRGEVETRVETRGRNKPPIGLVYMAFFDAGRLVNKLTLDATDPLSKETDYKKCAVKVVKV; encoded by the coding sequence ATGACGATTAACCGCCGAGAATTTATCAAAGCAAATGCTGTTGCTGCGGCCGCTGCCGTAGCCGGGGTTTCAGTCCCCGCTGCCGCTTCCAATCTAATCACCAGCAGTGATATTACTAAACTAAAATGGGACAAGGCCCCCTGCCGTTTTTGCGGCACAGGTTGTAGTGTTAATGTCGGGGTAATGGACGGCAAAGTGGTCGCTACACACGGTGATATTAAATCACCGGTCAACAAAGGGCTTAACTGTGTGAAAGGTTATTTCCTGTCGAAAATCATGTACGGTAAAGACCGCCTGACCACACCGTTATTACGTATGAAAAACGGCGAGTTTCATAAAGAAGGGGAATTCGCACCGATTTCCTGGAAGCGCGCTTTTGATATCATGGAAGAAAAAGCCAAGGATGCCCTGAAAAAAACCGGCCCTACCGCCGTCGGTATGTTCGGCTCAGGCCAATGGACAGTGCCCGAAGGTTATGCCGCAGTAAAACTGATGAAAGCAGGTTTTCGCAGCAATAACATAGACCCTAATGCCCGCCACTGCATGGCGTCGGCGGTAGGCGGCTTTATGCGTACCTTTGGTATCGACGAGCCTATGGGTTGTTACGACGATATGGAAGCCACGGATGCCATGGTGCTCTGGGGTTCAAATATGGCGGAAATGCACCCGATTTTATGGACCCGGATCACCGATCGCCGCTTAAGTGCGCCCCACGTCAAAGTGCATGTCTTATCCACTTATGAGCACCGCAGTTTTGACCTGGCAGATAACGGCATGATTTTCACGCCGCAAACCGACCTGGCGATTTTAAACTATATCGCCCATTACATTATCGAAACCGGCCGTGTGAATCATGACTTTGTCAACAAACACACCAATTTCCGCTTAGGTGAAACCGATATCGGTTACGGCCTGCGCCCCGAACATCCGCTGGAGCAAAAAGCGAAAAACAACGGCAAAACCAAAGGCAGCTCTAAAGCCATCAACTTTAAAGAGTATGCCAAGTTTGTCAGCACTTATACTCTGGAATATACCGCCAAGTTATCCGGTGTGCCTGAGCATAAACTCAAAGCCCTGGCCGAGTTATATGCCGATCCGAAAACCAAGGTCTGCTCTTTCTGGACTATGGGTTTCAACCAGCATACCCGCGGCGTTTGGGCCAACAACCTGGTGTACAATATTCACCTGTTAACCGGTAAGATCTCTACCCCGGGCAACAGCCCGTTCTCATTAACCGGTCAACCTTCGGCTTGCGGTACCGCACGTGAAGTAGGTACTTTCGCTCACCGTCTGCCGGCCGACATGGTAGTGAAAAACCCGAAACACCGCAAAATGGCGGAAAAAATCTGGAAACTGCCGGAAGGTACTATCCCGCCCAAACCCGGTTACCATGCGGTGCTGCAAAACCGCATGCTCAAAGACGGCAAGTTAAATTTCTACTGGACCCAGTGTAGTAACAATGTCCAGGCAGGGGCCAATATCAATGAAGAGATTTACCCCGGCTATCGCAACCCGAAAAACTTTATCGTGGTCTCCGATCCTTATCCGACAGTCACCGCACAGGCAGCGGATCTGATTTTACCTACCGCCATGTGGGTGGAAAAAGAAGGGGTGTACGGCAACGCCGAACGCAGAACCCAGGCCTGGTACCAGATGGTGCAGGCACCGGGGGAAGCAAGATCTGATTTATGGCAACTGGTAGAGTTCTCCAAGCGCTTTAAAGTAGAAGAAGTCTGGCCGGAAGAACTAATCGCCAAGAAACCTGAGTACCGGGGCAAGCGCTTATACGACATCTTGTTTAAAAATGGCCAGGTAGATGAATTCTCCCTGGATGAAGTGCCTGAAGATCGCCTGAACCAGGAATCACGGGACTTCGGTTTCTACCTGCAAAAAGGTTTGTTTGAAGAATACGCAGGTTTCGGCCGCGGTAAAGCCCATGATCTCGCCCCGTATGACAGATACCATAATGAGCGCGGTTTACGCTGGCCTGTGGTAGACGGTAAAGAAACCCTGTGGCGCTTCAAGGAAGGCTCAGATCCTTATGTTAAACCAGGTAAAGACTTTGACTTCTACGGCAAACCCGATGGCAGAGCGATTATTTTTGCCCTGCCCTACGAACCTGCCGCAGAGTCCCCGGATGAAGAATACGACCTGTGGTTATCCACCGGCCGGGTATTGGAGCACTGGCATACAGGCTCCATGACCCAAAGGGTACCTGAGTTGTATAAAGCCATGCCGGATGCCGTGGTCTACATGCACCCGGATGATGCGAAAAAACGCAATATGCGCCGGGGGGATTTAGTGAAAATCATGTCACGCCGCGGTGAAGTAGAAACCCGCGTCGAAACCCGCGGACGCAACAAGCCGCCTATTGGCTTGGTCTACATGGCTTTCTTTGATGCCGGACGCCTGGTGAATAAACTAACCTTAGACGCCACAGATCCGTTATCAAAAGAGACCGACTATAAAAAATGCGCCGTTAAAGTGGTTAAGGTTTAG
- a CDS encoding chaperone NapD has protein sequence MPDNTLTQDKSGVGHYTPDKPAPAQEYHVASFVAHALAAQLDEVQQEITQLQGAEIHAVSPEGKIVFTIEDSSQKGIGQKIDALKYHTGLYNLAPVYHQFLPETNQAK, from the coding sequence ATGCCAGATAATACATTAACCCAAGACAAAAGTGGCGTTGGCCACTACACGCCGGATAAACCTGCTCCTGCTCAGGAATACCATGTCGCCAGTTTCGTCGCCCATGCCCTGGCGGCACAACTCGATGAAGTGCAGCAGGAAATAACACAGCTCCAGGGTGCTGAAATACATGCCGTAAGTCCTGAAGGAAAAATAGTCTTTACTATTGAAGACTCCAGTCAGAAAGGAATCGGACAAAAGATCGACGCCCTAAAATACCATACCGGACTCTATAACCTAGCCCCGGTATACCATCAATTTTTGCCCGAAACTAACCAAGCTAAATAA
- a CDS encoding ferredoxin-type protein NapF → MDRLENPARRRLFRGKLSHKPEQRLPWVINEAVFTSGCDQCQDCIKSCETQIIVRDEQGFPKVDFSKGECTFCQLCIQSCEKPLFKPQAQINSGQEAPWPATLSINNKCLAKNEIYCRSCQDVCESQAIRFSYQNTSIAKPELTLADCTQCGACISTCPQESISFTFINEADNAR, encoded by the coding sequence ATGGACAGGTTAGAGAATCCGGCAAGGCGTCGGTTATTTAGAGGAAAGCTAAGCCATAAACCCGAGCAAAGACTGCCCTGGGTTATTAATGAGGCTGTATTCACCAGTGGTTGCGACCAGTGTCAAGACTGCATCAAGAGCTGTGAAACACAGATCATCGTCCGCGATGAACAGGGCTTTCCCAAGGTAGATTTTTCTAAAGGTGAATGTACTTTTTGCCAGTTATGCATACAAAGCTGCGAAAAGCCGTTATTCAAGCCGCAGGCACAAATAAACTCAGGACAGGAAGCCCCCTGGCCGGCAACACTTAGCATTAACAATAAATGCCTGGCCAAAAATGAGATTTATTGCCGCAGCTGCCAGGATGTCTGCGAAAGTCAGGCCATCCGCTTTAGCTATCAAAATACCTCTATCGCCAAACCGGAATTAACACTTGCTGACTGTACCCAGTGTGGCGCCTGTATCTCTACTTGCCCGCAAGAGTCAATTTCTTTTACTTTTATCAACGAGGCAGACAATGCCAGATAA
- the napE gene encoding periplasmic nitrate reductase, NapE protein, with the protein MNEPNSAELQKNHERNTFIFLAVFLAPILSVIIVGGFGFMVWISQILFGPPGA; encoded by the coding sequence ATGAATGAGCCTAACTCAGCTGAATTACAAAAGAACCATGAACGAAATACTTTCATTTTTCTGGCGGTTTTTTTAGCGCCAATCTTGTCGGTCATTATCGTCGGCGGCTTCGGATTTATGGTCTGGATCAGCCAAATCCTGTTCGGGCCACCGGGCGCATAA
- a CDS encoding tRNA(Met) cytidine acetyltransferase TmcA, whose protein sequence is MLSNNSDVFLSWLKPYMQQALVVRQRRLVVLAGETAWALSLLKALPSSPAEKPANVQGENKADWLIYSDFLDALPPFNQQAVNSTAVDRKSYRHHLGTENTYLLFDGGKSDDDFNIDALAALSGTLVAGGVLFLLWPQGKVSSAVAKSIFLQRFCRELVHDHAACFLEQGKALPSLPAEPGFEPPAQESLALGCKTPEQVAAVQNIFKVVKGHRNRPLVLTADRGRGKSSALAIAAAELLAQHDSGGEKMHIGVTAPHLQACDVFFQQLKTSLPGAKFSRGRCEYANGVLEFLPVDVLVQRKPKLGLLLVDEAAAIPVYLLQKLLHSYHRMVFSTTVHGYEGAGRGFTLKFLKILKQHSRQYQAFHLHQPIRWAQDDPLESFIFKACLLKAALADINDNRLPFPESLLARQGEYKAEFLQLTPEDLLADEALLEQIFAVLVTAHYQTKPGDLKMLLDNARLRIFCLKSQQQVIAVALLMLEGKAGAEDIDAVKNSRRRLRDQFIPQSLLSHNGVDNAFEHSYLRIMRIAVHPMCQQKGLGSYFLTCLEQYGQAQQIDFIGSSFGANTRLLSFWLEGDYQLARMGFTPDAASGEHSALVLKTLNPDSGALQQEIRQQFYRSFDYLLLEEYQNLPVDLVALILRYCPRAALAGLSDFDRRTVAAFAAQQRLYSSCVYSLHLWLKSLLAKTAATTSVKAKAQAKEKKAPTTTEQALYPLISRILCKHSISQVCHQYGFTGKKALNQYLISQVQQALNQEGLSGD, encoded by the coding sequence GTGCTGAGCAATAATTCCGACGTTTTTTTATCCTGGTTAAAACCTTATATGCAGCAGGCGTTAGTTGTCCGGCAGCGGCGTTTAGTGGTGTTGGCGGGCGAGACAGCTTGGGCGCTTTCCCTGTTAAAGGCCTTGCCTTCATCCCCTGCTGAAAAGCCGGCAAACGTTCAAGGGGAAAATAAGGCCGACTGGCTTATTTACAGTGACTTTTTGGATGCGCTGCCGCCGTTTAACCAGCAAGCAGTAAACAGTACCGCCGTCGACCGTAAAAGTTATCGCCATCATTTGGGCACGGAAAATACTTATTTGCTGTTTGATGGCGGGAAAAGTGATGACGACTTTAATATTGATGCGCTGGCGGCCTTATCCGGTACCCTGGTAGCCGGTGGGGTATTATTTCTTTTGTGGCCGCAGGGCAAGGTTTCTTCTGCGGTGGCAAAAAGCATTTTTTTGCAAAGGTTTTGCCGGGAGTTAGTCCATGACCATGCCGCCTGTTTTCTTGAGCAGGGAAAAGCACTGCCGTCACTTCCGGCTGAGCCTGGCTTTGAACCACCTGCGCAGGAAAGCCTGGCTTTAGGCTGTAAAACACCGGAGCAAGTTGCAGCGGTACAAAACATTTTCAAGGTGGTTAAGGGCCACAGGAACCGGCCTTTGGTATTAACCGCCGACCGGGGCAGGGGCAAGTCGTCGGCACTGGCAATCGCGGCCGCCGAACTGTTGGCACAGCATGATAGCGGCGGGGAAAAAATGCATATAGGAGTCACCGCCCCGCATTTACAGGCTTGTGATGTTTTTTTCCAGCAGCTAAAAACCTCCTTGCCGGGGGCTAAATTTTCCCGCGGCCGCTGCGAGTATGCAAATGGCGTGCTTGAGTTTTTGCCTGTGGATGTGCTGGTGCAGCGCAAACCTAAACTGGGATTATTACTGGTGGATGAAGCGGCGGCGATCCCGGTTTATTTACTGCAAAAGCTGCTTCATTCATACCACCGTATGGTTTTTTCAACCACAGTGCATGGCTATGAAGGCGCGGGAAGGGGTTTTACCCTCAAGTTTCTGAAAATCTTAAAACAGCACAGCCGCCAATATCAGGCTTTTCATCTGCACCAGCCGATTCGCTGGGCCCAAGATGATCCTCTTGAAAGCTTTATTTTCAAGGCCTGTTTGTTAAAAGCAGCCCTGGCTGATATCAATGATAACCGCTTGCCGTTTCCGGAAAGCTTATTGGCACGGCAAGGTGAGTACAAAGCAGAATTCCTGCAACTGACACCCGAAGACTTGTTGGCTGATGAAGCCCTGCTGGAGCAGATTTTTGCCGTGCTGGTAACGGCACATTATCAAACCAAACCCGGCGATTTGAAGATGTTATTGGATAATGCCCGGCTGCGGATTTTCTGTCTGAAAAGTCAGCAGCAGGTGATTGCCGTTGCCTTATTGATGCTGGAAGGCAAGGCGGGCGCGGAAGATATTGATGCGGTGAAAAATTCACGCCGCAGGTTAAGGGATCAATTTATTCCGCAATCCTTATTGAGTCATAATGGTGTCGATAACGCCTTTGAGCACAGTTATTTAAGAATTATGCGTATTGCCGTGCATCCCATGTGCCAGCAAAAGGGGCTGGGCAGCTATTTTTTAACTTGCCTGGAACAATACGGGCAAGCACAGCAGATAGATTTTATCGGCTCCAGTTTTGGCGCTAATACCCGGCTATTGTCATTTTGGCTTGAAGGGGATTATCAGCTGGCAAGAATGGGTTTTACCCCGGATGCCGCCAGCGGCGAACATTCTGCCCTGGTGCTTAAAACGCTTAATCCAGACAGCGGGGCATTGCAGCAGGAGATACGGCAGCAGTTTTATCGCAGTTTTGACTATTTGCTGCTTGAGGAATACCAAAACCTGCCGGTGGACCTGGTTGCCCTGATCCTGCGCTATTGTCCCCGGGCTGCTTTAGCGGGACTCAGTGATTTTGACCGGCGCACGGTGGCGGCCTTTGCTGCGCAACAAAGGTTATACAGCAGCTGTGTTTACAGCCTGCATTTATGGCTTAAGTCTTTGCTTGCAAAAACAGCTGCAACAACAAGCGTGAAAGCAAAAGCACAGGCAAAAGAAAAAAAAGCGCCGACAACTACAGAGCAGGCACTTTACCCGTTGATCAGCCGGATATTGTGTAAACACAGCATCAGCCAGGTGTGTCATCAGTATGGTTTCACCGGGAAGAAAGCGTTAAACCAGTACCTGATCAGCCAAGTGCAACAGGCGCTGAACCAAGAGGGGCTCTCAGGGGATTAG